A DNA window from Syngnathus typhle isolate RoL2023-S1 ecotype Sweden linkage group LG2, RoL_Styp_1.0, whole genome shotgun sequence contains the following coding sequences:
- the LOC133150041 gene encoding reticulon-4 receptor-like 2, translated as MKGFLFLFLAVPAVCSRSHSNWCEPGCECRRDVRLTICSAVFFTELPARVPSNTELLELSHNGIVVIPERSFNKNRKLRVLLLQNNNISVVQDGAFSLLEFLQKLDLSWNRISSLGKGFSLGLALLRELSLAHNSLSSLDSSSFIHLDNLQKLNLSYNSILNIQVRSFASMSSLRHLHLEGNRLTSLKSGIFSMLRSLELLNLAGNLINETQVGLFKPLASVTLLNLANNYLTTVHFKTFLSLHTYSTHILLEGNPWNCDCDLQRVFRKLRSIQRLFLDDYYNLTCAEPAVLRDYRLSLVDTELCIAETVTVLIITVTVVITVLAAMLMGERKRKRKKSRKHWTQQGQLSDESDY; from the coding sequence ATGAAGgggttcctcttcctcttcctggcCGTGCCAGCCGTGTGCTCCCGCTCTCACAGCAACTGGTGTGAGCCGGGTTGCGAGTGTCGCAGGGACGTCAGACTCACCATCTGTTCAGCAGTATTCTTCACCGAGCTCCCGGCCAGAGTCCCGTCCAACACGGAACTACTGGAGCTGTCCCACAACGGCATCGTCGTCATCCCCGAGCGCTCGTTCAACAAGAACCGCAAGCTGCGTGTGCTCCTGTTGCAGAACAACAACATCAGCGTGGTGCAGGACGGCGCCTTCTCACTACTGGAGTTCCTGCAGAAGCTGGACTTAAGCTGGAACCGGATCTCCTCCCTGGGCAAGGGTTTCTCACTGGGTTTGGCCCTCCTGCGGGAACTGAGCTTGGCTCACAACTCACTGAGCAGCCTGGACAGCAGTAGTTTCATACACCTGGACAATCTGCAGAAGTTGAACCTGAGCTACAACAGCATCCTCAACATCCAGGTCAGATCTTTTGCTTCGATGAGCAGCTTGCGACATCTGCACCTAGAGGGCAACCGGCTGACTTCTCTGAAAAGCGGCATCTTCTCCATGCTGCGCTCACTGGAGCTCCTCAATTTGGCCGGCAATCTCATAAATGAGACGCAGGTGGGCCTCTTCAAACCGCTCGCCAGCGTGACCCTGCTCAACCTGGCCAACAACTATTTGACCACTGTCCACTTCAAGACCTTCCTGAGCCTCCACACCTACAGCACCCACATCCTGCTAGAGGGAAACCCCTGGAATTGCGACTGTGACCTACAAAGAGTTTTCCGGAAGCTGAGGAGCATCCAGAGACTCTTCCTGGACGATTACTACAACCTGACGTGCGCTGAGCCCGCGGTGCTGCGGGACTATCGGTTGAGCCTGGTGGACACAGAACTGTGCATTGCCGAAACTGTCACCGTGCTCATCATCACCGTTACTGTGGTCATAACGGTGCTGGCAGCCATGCTGAtgggggagaggaagaggaaaaggAAGAAGAGTAGGAAGCACTGGACGCAGCAGGGACAACTATCGGACGAGTCAGACTACTGA
- the LOC133150031 gene encoding major facilitator superfamily domain-containing protein 6-like, giving the protein MPADDKVAILTDDEDEPQNKSVPEGAFSKLSLQQSGLPAPAPLSMDSEAPGVSQSRPSGSSNCCQRMFHRINTQLLVSKVFYFFFYAAYGSLHPLLAVYYKQLGMSASRSGLLVGIRYFIEFCSAPFWGLVADRFKKGKAVLLFSVFCWLVFNCSIVFVKPADMKCVEKGDGVTVEPPITSTLPPGNVTQESNSSERVRRGLLDLRWFPVPRSKRSVNDTPPDINTTTAATTISPTPTISQKEYQIVYDETQVENIFLIILLLIIVGEFFGAPAVTIVDTVTLQYLGKARDRYGLQRMWGSLGWGLTMLLVGIWIDHTHISVTVDGLGCFLPDVHLRNYQSAFIVFGVLMGVAFVVATQFYFEKGGEYRQEVPEGVTEETESPPAPSNSDPTGSGGVVLDEEFHYIDLLKLLCSVRYSSVLFVAWFMGFGYGFVFSFLYWHLEDLHGTYTLFGVCSVLSHVSELGAYFTSHKFIELVGHIRVLYIGLACNTARYLYISYLKNAWTVLPVEILQGVTHASVWAACISFLSAAVPPALRTSAQGILQGLHLGLGRGCGAMVGGLLVGYFGAAVSFRGIGMASLVILLIFVLIQCLAGKPEGDENRMLAENIPVPSSPVPIATIDLIENQSRDQQQVAQLTVKKTKYQEEQEDIARPAWVLSGSPWVTLAFAIVQIREMVNMAKSGLLPRGTQPLQVPNEHAEVAAAAAQRAAGDCDTAPTAGPSLDPTALTDCNKEQQKPDGRNNLKMS; this is encoded by the exons ATGCCAGCTGATGATAAGGTTGCCATCCTGACGGACGATGAAGATGAGCCACAGAACAAATCGGTGCCGGAGGGCGCGTTCAGCAAGCTGTCATTGCAGCAGAGTGGTCTTCCCGCGCCGGCTCCTCTTTCCATGGACTCTGAAGCGCCTGGGGTCTCGCAGTCCAGGCCGTCCGGGTCCTCGAACTGCTGTCAGAGGATGTTCCACCGCATTAACACTCAGCTGCTCGTCTCCAAAGTCTTCTACTTCTTCTTCTACGCCGCCTACGGCTCATTGCACCCGCTGCTTGCGGTCTACTATAAGCAGCTGGGCATGTCCGCCAGTCGCAGCGGCCTGCTGGTGGGCATCCGTTACTTTATCGAGTTCTGCAGCGCACCATTCTGGGGCCTCGTGGCCGACCGCTTCAAGAAGGGGAAGGCCGTGCTGctgttctctgtcttctgcTGGTTGGTGTTCAACTGCAGCATCGTCTTTGTCAAGCCGGCCGACATGAAATGCGTGGAGAAGGGTGACGGCGTGACCGTCGAGCCCCCGATCACCAGCACGCTCCCACCTGGGAATGTCACGCAGGAGAGCAACTCCAGCGAGCGCGTACGCCGCGGCCTCCTTGACCTTCGCTGGTTCCCAGTGCCCAGAAGCAAACGAAGCGTCAATGATACCCCCCCGGATATCAAcaccaccaccgccgccacAACTATCAGTCCCACTCCAACCATCAGTCAAAAGGAGTACCAAATCGTCTACGACGAAACCCAAGTGGAGAACATCTTCCTCATCATTTTGCTGCTCATCATCGTGGGCGAGTTTTTCGGCGCGCCAGCCGTCACTATCGTGGACACGGTCACGTTGCAGTACCTGGGCAAGGCCCGCGATCGCTACGGCTTGCAGAGAATGTGGGGCTCTCTGGGCTGGGGGCTGACCATGCTGCTGGTGGGCATCTGGATCGACCACACCCACATCAGCGTCACCGTCGACGGCCTCGGCTGCTTCCTGCCCGACGTCCACCTGCGCAACTACCAGAGCGCCTTCATCGTCTTCGGGGTGCTGATGGGTGTGGCCTTTGTTGTCGCCACTCAGTTCTACTTTGAGAAGGGCGGTGAATATCGGCAGGAGGTCCCGGAGGGTGTCACCGAAGAGACGGAAAGCCCGCCGGCGCCATCCAACTCGGACCCGACCGGCAGCGGCGGCGTTGTTCTCGATGAGGAATTTCACTACATTGACCTTCTGAAGCTGCTGTGCAGCGTGCGCTACAGCTCGGTTCTCTTCGTGGCTTGGTTCATGGGCTTCGGCTACGGCTTTGTCTTCAGCTTCCTCTACTGGCACTTGGAAGACCTGCACGGCACCTACACGCTCTTCGGCGTCTGCTCTGTCCTGAGTCACGTCTCGGAGCTCGGCGCCTACTTCACCAGCCACAAGTTCATCGAGCTGGTGGGACACATCAG AGTGCTCTACATCGGCCTGGCCTGCAACACGGCGCGCTACCTCTACATCTCCTACCTGAAGAATGCCTGGACTGTGCTGCCAGTGGAGATCCTCCAAG GTGTGACCCACGCCTCTGTTTGGGCCGCTTGTATTTCTTTCTTGAGCGCCGCTGTCCCGCCAGCTCTGAGGACATCAGCCCAGGGCATCCTGCAGGGTCTTCACCTCGGGCTGGGCCGTGGCTGCGGGGCCATGGTGGGGGGGCTGCTGGTCGGTTACTTTG GCGCTGCAGTGTCGTTCCGGGGCATTGGCATGGCTTCCCTTGTCATACTCCTCATTTTCGTCCTCATCCAGTGCTTAGCAGGCAAACCAGAGGGAGATG aGAACAGAATGCTGGCCGAGAACATTCCAGTCCCCTCCAGCCCTGTTCCCATTGCCACCATTGACTTGATAGAGAACCAAAGCAGGGACCAGCAGCAGGTGGCCCAGCTTACTGTGAAGAAGACCAAGTACCAAGAAGAGCAGGAGGACATCGCCCGGCCGGCCTGGGTGCTCTCGGGTTCCCCCTGGGTCACACTCGCCTTCGCTATTGTCCAGATCAGAGAGATGGTGAACATGGCCAAGAGTGGACTGCTGCCAAGAGGGACTCAGCCCCTACAG GTTCCTAATGAGCATgcggaggtggcggcggcggcggcgcagcgAGCTGCTGGTGATTGCGACACAGCACCCACAGCCGGACCGAGCCTTGACCCCACAGCACTCACAGACTGTAACAAAGAGCAGCAGAAGCCGGATGGAAGAAACAACTTAAAAATGTCATAG